In Scyliorhinus canicula chromosome 27, sScyCan1.1, whole genome shotgun sequence, the following proteins share a genomic window:
- the LOC119958002 gene encoding gap junction delta-2 protein-like: protein MGEWSILERLLEAAVQQHSTMIGRILLTVVVIFRILIVAIVGETVYEDEQAMFMCNTLQPGCNQACYDRAFPISHIRYWVFQIILVCTPSLCFITYSVHQSSKQKEKPAPALYPPLDGDFARSPVEQREDRRPRCSLVNGTLGQSPEGTIKPREPDFIENKRRPNLSGWISGKSRTVKQQEGISRFYIIQVVFRNALEIGFLMGQYFLYGFNVPAIFECDRYPCVKEVECYVSRPTEKTIFLVFMFAVSGICVALNLAELNHLGWRKIKTAVRGVRDKRKSVFAVRKKVPSHFSTRGRTQPSESAYV from the exons ATGGGAGAGTGGTCAATCTTGGAGAGGCTTCTAGAGGCAGCAGTTCAGCAGCACTCCACCATGATCGGAAG aatACTCCTCACAGTGGTGGTGATCTTCCGGATTTTAATCGTGGCCATCGTCGGGGAGACGGTCTACGAAGACGAGCAGGCCATGTTCATGTGCAACACCCTTCAGCCCGGCTGCAACCAGGCCTGTTACGATCGAGCTTTCCCCATCTCTCACATCAGATACTGGGTCTTCCAGATCATCCTGGTGTGCACCCCGAGCCTCTGCTTCATCACGTACTCCGTGCACCAGTCGTCCAAGCAGAAGGAAAAGCCCGCCCCCGCTCTCTATCCACCCCTGGACGGGGACTTCGCTAGGTCGCCCGTGGAGCAGAGGGAGGACAGGAGGCCCAGATGCAGCCTCGTCAATGGGACTCTGGGCCAGAGCCCAGAGGGAACCATAAAGCCACGGGAACCAGACTTCATAGAGAACAAGAGGAGGCCCAACCTTTCGGGGTGGATCAGTGGCAAAAGCAGGACGGTGAAACAGCAGGAGGGCATATCGAGATTTTACATCATCCAAGTGGTCTTCAGGAACGCCTTGGAGATTGGCTTCTTGATGGGACAGTACTTTCTCTACGGGTTCAACGTCCCCGCCATCTTTGAGTGCGACAGGTACCCCTGCGTCAAGGAGGTGGAGTGCTACGTGTCCAGACCGACGGAAAAGACGATCTTCCTGGTTTTCATGTTCGCTGTCAGTGGCATCTGCGTGGCTCTGAATCTCGCTGAGCTCAACCACCTGGGCTGGAGGAAGATCAAGACGGCGGTGAGGGGAGTTCGAGACAAGAGGAAGTCCGTCTTCGCAGTCAGGAAGAAGGTCCCGTCACATTTCAGCACCCGGGGGAGGACCCAACCCAGCGAGTCTGCATACGTCTGA